The Virgibacillus phasianinus genome includes a window with the following:
- a CDS encoding SDR family NAD(P)-dependent oxidoreductase — protein MPNVAITGAGSGLGRELALKYSSKEYKVYLLGRYDTKLHIVQNDIIRNGGKAEIVLCDVREPASVDIAFQQIGELDVFINNAGIGIFGSFENYTIDEIDSTLNTNIKGTILTVQSALPLIRKSKGRILTIISTAGLRGKVNESIYCASKFAVKGFTESLQKEWENEPISITAVYMGGMNTSFWNNSTHVKDPSSLKEPATVAEQIFNEDDGRKEILIDK, from the coding sequence ATGCCGAATGTAGCTATTACTGGGGCCGGAAGCGGACTTGGACGAGAGCTTGCTCTAAAATATTCAAGTAAGGAATACAAGGTCTATCTGCTCGGACGATACGATACAAAACTGCATATTGTACAAAATGACATAATTAGGAATGGGGGAAAGGCGGAAATCGTTTTATGTGATGTGAGAGAACCTGCGTCCGTGGATATCGCCTTCCAACAAATCGGTGAACTGGATGTTTTTATCAACAATGCTGGAATCGGAATCTTTGGCTCTTTTGAAAATTATACTATAGATGAAATAGATTCGACGCTAAACACAAACATTAAGGGAACTATTTTAACTGTTCAGTCTGCATTACCACTAATTAGAAAAAGTAAAGGAAGAATCCTGACGATTATTTCTACAGCGGGGTTACGGGGAAAAGTAAATGAATCCATTTATTGTGCCAGTAAATTTGCCGTAAAGGGATTTACAGAAAGCCTGCAGAAAGAATGGGAAAATGAACCCATTTCCATCACAGCTGTCTATATGGGAGGAATGAATACTTCATTCTGGAATAACTCGACTCATGTTAAGGACCCATCTTCACTAAAGGAACCTGCTACTGTAGCCGAACAAATATTTAACGAAGATGATGGACGAAAAGAGATTTTGATTGATAAGTAA